One region of Niallia sp. Man26 genomic DNA includes:
- the argH gene encoding argininosuccinate lyase, producing the protein MKKLWGGRFTKSAEEWVDEFGASISFDQELVLEDIDGSIAHVAMLSETGILSVEEAEKIKAGLLLLKEKANKEELEFSVKLEDIHLNLESQLTELVGPVGGKLHTGRSRNDQVATDMHLYLRKQVKNIIALLEELQGALLEKAEANIETIMPGYTHLQRAQPISFAHHLMAYFWMFERDKARYKENLNRINVSPLGAGALAGTTFPIDRYRTAELLDFEGIYENSMDAVSDRDFILEFLSSSSILMMHLSRFSEEIILWSSQEFKFIELDDSFSTGSSIMPQKKNPDMAELIRGKTGRVYGNLMGLLTVLKGLPLAYNKDMQEDKEGMFDTVKTVAGSLKIFAGMVQTMKVQTNAMEQATKNDFSNATELADYLSDKGMPFREAHEVVGKLVLHCVQKQCFLADLPLDELQAASPLFEGDIYEVLNPRTAVQRRNSAGGTGFQQVEQAIKKAKTCLDSFAKA; encoded by the coding sequence GTGAAGAAATTATGGGGAGGCAGATTTACAAAATCTGCAGAAGAATGGGTAGACGAATTCGGCGCATCCATCTCCTTTGATCAAGAGCTAGTCTTAGAAGACATTGACGGAAGCATTGCCCATGTGGCAATGCTTTCTGAAACAGGAATTCTAAGTGTAGAGGAAGCGGAAAAAATCAAAGCTGGATTGCTTCTATTAAAAGAAAAAGCAAACAAGGAAGAGCTTGAGTTCTCTGTTAAATTGGAAGATATCCATCTTAATCTTGAAAGCCAACTGACAGAACTGGTTGGTCCTGTTGGCGGCAAGCTTCATACTGGAAGAAGCCGTAATGATCAGGTTGCAACAGATATGCATTTGTATTTGCGCAAGCAAGTAAAGAATATCATTGCTCTTTTAGAGGAGCTTCAAGGTGCGTTGCTCGAAAAGGCGGAAGCCAACATCGAAACGATTATGCCTGGGTATACACATTTGCAAAGAGCACAGCCTATATCCTTTGCTCATCATCTGATGGCTTATTTTTGGATGTTTGAACGAGATAAAGCGAGATACAAGGAAAACTTGAACCGCATTAATGTCTCGCCGCTTGGTGCAGGAGCATTAGCAGGGACAACTTTCCCTATCGATCGTTACAGAACTGCTGAACTTTTGGATTTTGAAGGTATTTATGAGAATAGCATGGATGCTGTCAGCGACCGTGATTTTATCTTGGAGTTTTTATCTTCGAGCAGTATCTTAATGATGCATCTATCTAGATTCAGTGAGGAAATCATTCTTTGGTCAAGCCAGGAGTTTAAATTTATTGAACTGGATGACAGCTTCTCAACAGGAAGCAGCATCATGCCGCAGAAGAAAAATCCGGATATGGCAGAACTAATCAGAGGAAAAACAGGCAGAGTCTACGGTAATTTAATGGGATTGCTGACTGTCTTAAAGGGACTTCCTCTTGCTTATAATAAAGACATGCAAGAAGACAAAGAAGGAATGTTTGATACTGTCAAAACAGTAGCAGGTTCTTTGAAGATTTTTGCTGGCATGGTTCAGACGATGAAGGTTCAGACAAATGCAATGGAGCAAGCAACAAAAAATGACTTTTCTAATGCAACAGAACTGGCCGACTATTTATCAGACAAAGGCATGCCGTTTAGAGAAGCACATGAGGTTGTAGGCAAATTAGTGCTGCACTGTGTGCAGAAACAATGCTTTTTGGCAGATTTGCCGCTGGATGAACTTCAAGCTGCAAGCCCGCTGTTTGAAGGAGATATTTACGAGGTGCTCAATCCAAGAACGGCTGTACAAAGAAGAAACAGTGCAGGCGGAACTGGATTCCAGCAAGTCGAACAAGCTATTAAAAAAGCAAAAACATGCCTTGATTCTTTTGCGAAGGCATAA
- a CDS encoding argininosuccinate synthase, translated as MANPKVVLAYSGGLDTSVAIKWLQDQGFDVVACCLDVGEGKDLKFIQEKALTVGAVQSYVIDAKEEFAQDFALIAMQAHTLYEGKYPLVSALSRPLIAKKLVEVAEKENAVAVAHGCTGKGNDQVRFEVSIQALNPNLKVLAPVREWGWSREEEIEYAKEKNIPIPINLDSPFSIDQNLWGRSNECGILEDPWAAPPEDAYDLTVSLENAPDTPDIIEIDFKEGIPVSIDGISYKLSDLILELNKLAGKHGVGRIDHVENRLVGIKSREVYECPGAITLIQAHKELEDITLVKEVAHFKPVIEKKITEVIYEGLWFSPITNALQAFLKETQKNVTGTVRVKLFKGHAIVEGRKSPNSLYDEKLATYTSDDEFDHAAAVGFIKLWGLPTKVQSIVENSKKVTV; from the coding sequence ATGGCGAATCCAAAAGTTGTATTAGCATATTCAGGTGGTTTAGATACATCCGTAGCAATCAAATGGCTACAAGATCAAGGTTTTGATGTAGTTGCTTGCTGTCTTGATGTTGGAGAAGGTAAGGACTTGAAATTTATTCAAGAAAAGGCTCTAACAGTTGGAGCTGTTCAATCATATGTAATTGATGCAAAAGAAGAATTTGCACAGGATTTTGCTTTGATAGCGATGCAGGCACATACATTATATGAAGGAAAATATCCGCTAGTTTCTGCACTTTCAAGACCGTTAATTGCAAAAAAACTTGTTGAAGTGGCAGAAAAAGAAAATGCAGTAGCTGTTGCACACGGATGCACAGGAAAAGGAAATGACCAAGTGCGTTTTGAGGTTTCTATCCAAGCTCTTAACCCGAACTTAAAGGTGTTGGCGCCAGTGCGCGAATGGGGTTGGTCTCGTGAAGAAGAAATCGAATATGCGAAAGAGAAAAATATTCCGATTCCAATTAACTTAGACAGCCCATTCTCTATTGACCAAAACTTATGGGGACGCAGCAATGAGTGCGGAATTTTAGAAGATCCATGGGCGGCACCGCCGGAAGATGCATATGATTTAACAGTAAGTCTAGAAAATGCGCCTGATACGCCGGACATTATCGAAATAGACTTTAAAGAAGGTATTCCAGTCAGCATTGACGGCATTTCATACAAATTGTCTGATTTAATCCTTGAGCTGAATAAATTGGCAGGTAAGCATGGAGTAGGACGTATTGATCATGTAGAAAACCGCCTTGTTGGGATTAAATCACGTGAGGTTTATGAGTGCCCTGGTGCTATTACACTTATCCAAGCACATAAAGAGCTCGAAGACATTACGCTTGTAAAAGAAGTTGCTCACTTCAAGCCAGTTATCGAAAAGAAAATCACGGAAGTTATTTATGAAGGCTTATGGTTCTCTCCAATAACAAATGCTCTTCAGGCATTCCTGAAAGAAACGCAAAAGAATGTGACAGGAACTGTACGTGTTAAGCTATTTAAAGGTCATGCAATCGTTGAAGGAAGAAAATCTCCTAACTCCTTGTATGATGAAAAGCTGGCAACATACACTTCAGATGATGAATTCGATCATGCAGCTGCTGTTGGCTTCATTAAACTATGGGGGCTGCCAACAAAAGTGCAAAGCATTGTGGAAAACAGCAAGAAGGTGACAGTGTGA
- a CDS encoding MogA/MoaB family molybdenum cofactor biosynthesis protein codes for MSINTHNNKNYTHIKCKVITVSDTRTEADDKSGKTIMELLEAAGHYTANYVIVKDEIKEIQTELLKNTEAQAIILNGGTGISPRDVTIEAVAPLLTKEISGFGELFRMLSYTEDIGAAAMLSRAIAGTVGERAVFAMPGSTGAVMLGMKKLILPELSHVISELHKK; via the coding sequence TTGAGCATAAATACTCATAATAATAAGAATTATACTCATATTAAGTGCAAAGTAATTACAGTGAGTGATACAAGAACAGAGGCTGATGATAAAAGCGGAAAGACAATAATGGAATTGTTGGAAGCGGCAGGCCATTATACAGCTAATTATGTGATTGTCAAAGATGAAATAAAGGAAATTCAAACAGAACTATTGAAAAATACAGAAGCACAAGCAATTATTTTGAACGGGGGAACGGGGATTTCTCCAAGAGATGTCACAATTGAAGCAGTCGCACCATTGTTAACAAAGGAAATAAGCGGGTTTGGTGAGCTTTTTAGGATGCTTAGCTATACAGAGGATATTGGAGCAGCAGCTATGCTGTCAAGAGCAATTGCCGGGACGGTTGGCGAGCGTGCAGTCTTTGCAATGCCAGGTTCAACAGGAGCTGTAATGCTTGGAATGAAGAAACTTATACTTCCAGAGCTCAGCCATGTCATCAGTGAACTACATAAAAAATAA
- a CDS encoding EcsC family protein produces the protein MLTFREEEVLKELSEWERELLSYEKNDMVSLYEKYVKKSMSYIEESKWQDIYAVIDNSLFHAYTMLLSSSLHENANERMLSTARIFNENITEITDMKSLTIDQLHFIGQQQMAKHRLYACFQGSITGTGGVAAAASDFLGLMAINIRFCQQISSLFGSPGNTPTEIMTALKVLHGACLPKRLQGKAWAELMEELGRPNNYFYEGTENVASSEVAEVMLQQTMKMFFIFLFGKKTYKKMPFVSMFIGAGANYQYTKKITEFIYKFYQRRYLYEKLQS, from the coding sequence ATGCTGACATTTAGAGAAGAAGAAGTACTTAAGGAGCTATCTGAGTGGGAGAGAGAACTGCTTTCATATGAAAAGAATGATATGGTGAGTTTATATGAAAAGTATGTGAAAAAAAGCATGTCATATATAGAAGAAAGCAAGTGGCAGGATATTTATGCAGTTATTGATAATTCTTTATTTCATGCATATACGATGCTTTTAAGTTCCAGCCTTCACGAAAATGCAAATGAGCGAATGCTGTCAACCGCTAGAATATTTAATGAGAATATTACGGAAATAACGGATATGAAGTCTTTAACAATTGATCAACTCCACTTTATTGGGCAGCAGCAAATGGCGAAACACCGTTTGTATGCCTGTTTTCAAGGCAGTATTACAGGAACTGGCGGTGTTGCAGCGGCAGCTTCTGACTTTTTGGGACTGATGGCAATCAATATAAGATTTTGTCAGCAAATATCTTCCTTGTTTGGTTCACCAGGCAACACTCCTACTGAAATAATGACTGCATTAAAGGTTCTTCATGGTGCATGCCTGCCAAAAAGACTTCAAGGCAAGGCTTGGGCAGAATTAATGGAAGAGCTGGGACGACCGAACAATTATTTTTATGAAGGAACAGAAAACGTTGCAAGTTCGGAAGTGGCAGAGGTCATGTTGCAGCAGACAATGAAAATGTTTTTTATTTTTCTATTTGGTAAAAAGACATATAAGAAAATGCCTTTTGTCAGCATGTTTATCGGTGCGGGGGCCAATTATCAGTATACGAAAAAGATAACAGAATTTATTTATAAGTTTTACCAGCGCCGGTATCTGTATGAAAAGCTGCAAAGTTAA
- a CDS encoding acetate kinase: MAKIIAINAGSSSLKFQLFEMPSEDVITKGLIERIGLNEAVFNISVNGEKIKEVTDIPDHEVAVTILLNKLTELGIIKSLDEIEGIGHRVVHGGEEFADSALITDEVMEKIDKLSELAPLHNPANLTGIRAFQNVLPDVPAVAVFDTAFHQTMPESSYLYSLPYEYYEKYGIRKYGFHGTSHKYVSQRAAEMLGRPIDQLRLISCHLGNGASIAAIEGGKSIDTSMGFTPLAGVTMGTRSGNIDPALIPYIMEKTDQSADEVLQVLNKKSGLLGISGFSSDLRDITEQAQSGNDRAELALTVFAEHIHKYIGSYASGMNGVDAIIFTAGIGENSEVVRARVLKGLEFMGVYWDQSLNKISGEESFINYPHSPVKVMVIPTNEEVMIARDVARIASV; the protein is encoded by the coding sequence ATGGCAAAAATTATTGCGATCAACGCAGGAAGTTCTTCACTTAAGTTCCAGCTGTTTGAAATGCCAAGTGAGGACGTAATCACAAAAGGTCTTATTGAACGAATCGGTTTAAATGAGGCAGTATTCAATATTTCCGTTAATGGTGAAAAAATCAAAGAAGTGACAGACATTCCTGATCACGAGGTAGCAGTTACTATTCTTTTGAATAAGTTGACAGAACTTGGAATCATTAAGTCATTAGATGAAATTGAAGGTATCGGACACCGCGTTGTACATGGTGGAGAAGAGTTTGCTGATTCTGCTTTAATTACAGATGAAGTTATGGAGAAGATCGACAAGCTGTCTGAATTGGCTCCACTGCACAATCCAGCTAACTTGACTGGAATCCGTGCATTCCAAAACGTTCTTCCAGATGTGCCGGCTGTTGCTGTATTTGATACTGCTTTCCACCAAACAATGCCTGAAAGCTCTTATCTATACAGTCTTCCTTATGAATACTATGAAAAATACGGTATTCGTAAGTACGGTTTCCATGGAACAAGCCATAAATATGTTTCACAACGCGCTGCAGAAATGCTAGGCCGTCCAATTGACCAGCTTCGTTTGATTTCTTGTCACTTAGGTAACGGAGCAAGTATCGCTGCAATCGAAGGCGGTAAATCAATTGATACTTCTATGGGCTTCACACCGCTTGCTGGTGTAACAATGGGGACTCGTTCAGGTAACATCGACCCTGCCTTGATTCCATATATCATGGAAAAAACAGACCAATCTGCAGATGAAGTACTGCAAGTATTGAACAAAAAAAGCGGATTGCTAGGAATTTCCGGATTCTCAAGTGACCTTCGTGATATTACAGAACAAGCTCAATCTGGAAATGACCGTGCTGAATTGGCATTGACAGTATTTGCTGAGCATATTCATAAATATATTGGTTCTTACGCTTCTGGCATGAACGGTGTAGATGCAATCATCTTCACAGCTGGTATCGGTGAAAACAGTGAAGTTGTTCGTGCACGAGTGTTGAAAGGCCTTGAATTTATGGGAGTTTATTGGGATCAATCACTAAATAAAATTTCTGGTGAGGAATCATTTATTAACTATCCTCACTCACCAGTAAAAGTTATGGTAATCCCAACAAATGAAGAAGTTATGATTGCACGCGACGTTGCAAGAATTGCAAGTGTGTAA
- a CDS encoding class I SAM-dependent methyltransferase, with product MKISPVEQLFTIFNETATVLQEELHCTYLEALAETGENIFQEAILQEEISEIAKKRLAKSYETISLSAFSKEDIRKSFQLAILKGMKENTQPNHQMTPDSIGMFIGYLVQKFYTEKELRLLDLAVGTGNLLTSVINQQGDKQAEAIGVDIDDLLLQLAYVNANLQEQPIEFFNQDSLEKLFIDPVDIVISDLPVGYYPNDVGASEYELKADSGHSYAHHLFIEQSINHLKPGGFGFFMVPNGLFESEQAPKLHAYLKDAVHIQAIMQLPLTLFKNKQAGKSILILQKKGDTIKAPKQVLLASIPSFSNMQAMEKILGQVEQWLTENKQ from the coding sequence ATGAAAATAAGTCCTGTCGAACAATTATTTACTATTTTTAATGAAACAGCTACAGTGCTTCAAGAAGAACTGCACTGTACCTATTTAGAAGCGTTAGCTGAAACGGGAGAAAATATCTTCCAGGAAGCAATCTTGCAGGAAGAAATTAGCGAGATTGCAAAGAAAAGACTTGCTAAAAGCTATGAGACCATTTCGCTTTCAGCATTCAGCAAAGAGGATATCCGTAAAAGCTTTCAGTTGGCAATCTTAAAAGGCATGAAAGAAAACACACAGCCTAATCACCAGATGACACCAGATTCAATCGGAATGTTTATTGGTTATCTTGTGCAAAAGTTCTATACAGAAAAAGAACTGCGTCTACTAGACTTGGCTGTAGGCACAGGCAATTTGTTAACATCTGTCATTAACCAACAAGGTGACAAGCAAGCAGAGGCGATTGGGGTAGACATCGATGATTTACTTCTTCAGCTTGCGTATGTCAATGCGAATCTTCAGGAACAGCCAATAGAGTTCTTTAATCAGGACAGTCTTGAGAAATTGTTCATCGATCCAGTGGACATTGTTATAAGTGATCTGCCAGTAGGATACTATCCAAATGATGTTGGTGCAAGTGAGTATGAGCTTAAGGCAGACAGCGGTCATTCTTATGCCCATCATCTTTTTATCGAGCAGTCCATCAATCATTTAAAACCTGGTGGATTTGGATTTTTTATGGTTCCAAATGGATTATTTGAAAGTGAACAGGCACCTAAACTTCATGCTTATTTAAAGGATGCCGTTCATATTCAAGCCATCATGCAGCTTCCATTGACATTATTTAAAAATAAACAGGCAGGAAAAAGCATTTTGATATTGCAGAAAAAAGGAGATACTATAAAGGCACCGAAACAAGTGCTCCTTGCAAGCATTCCAAGCTTCTCTAATATGCAGGCAATGGAAAAAATACTCGGCCAGGTTGAACAATGGCTGACAGAAAACAAGCAGTAA
- the tpx gene encoding thiol peroxidase, with protein MPAVTFKNNPVTLIGNEVKVGDKAPDFKVLANDMTEITLDSSKGKVRLFSVIPSIDTGVCDAQTRRFNEEAAKLDNVEIITVSADLPFAQRRWCAAAGLENVITVSDHKDLSFGKAYGVVMEELRLLARASFVVDSNDVVTYAEYVEEASNHPNYDAAIEAVKAAK; from the coding sequence ATGCCTGCAGTAACATTCAAAAACAACCCCGTCACATTAATTGGCAATGAGGTAAAGGTTGGAGACAAGGCTCCTGACTTTAAAGTGTTGGCAAACGACATGACGGAAATTACGCTGGATAGCTCTAAAGGAAAGGTACGCTTATTCAGTGTCATCCCATCCATTGACACGGGTGTATGCGATGCTCAAACGAGACGCTTTAATGAAGAGGCTGCAAAACTTGATAATGTAGAAATAATTACAGTAAGTGCAGACCTTCCCTTCGCTCAAAGAAGATGGTGTGCTGCTGCCGGATTGGAAAATGTCATTACTGTATCAGACCATAAAGATCTTTCCTTCGGCAAAGCGTACGGTGTAGTAATGGAAGAGCTGCGTTTGCTTGCACGAGCTTCTTTTGTTGTGGATTCAAACGACGTTGTTACATATGCCGAATATGTGGAAGAGGCGAGTAATCATCCGAATTATGATGCAGCTATAGAAGCAGTAAAGGCTGCAAAATAA
- the ytfJ gene encoding GerW family sporulation protein: MSDHPIQGLMTTAMENLKEMIDVNTIIGDPVETPDGSVILTVSKVGFGFAAGGSEFTLEDHSLHDNGVSKHPFGGGSGGGVSITPIAFLIVNGQGVKMVHLDESTHLYEKLLDFAPQAVDKIQQMFSKNGDSQSGSGQQQQSSSQTASKKEDIEF, translated from the coding sequence ATGTCTGATCATCCAATACAAGGCTTAATGACAACTGCAATGGAAAACTTAAAGGAAATGATCGATGTCAATACGATTATCGGAGACCCTGTTGAAACTCCGGACGGCAGTGTAATCCTTACTGTTTCAAAGGTTGGTTTCGGGTTTGCAGCAGGTGGAAGTGAATTTACTCTTGAAGATCATTCTTTGCATGACAATGGTGTAAGCAAACACCCATTTGGCGGCGGAAGCGGCGGCGGAGTTTCTATTACGCCAATAGCATTCTTAATTGTTAATGGCCAAGGAGTAAAAATGGTTCACCTTGACGAAAGCACACACCTATATGAAAAACTATTGGATTTTGCTCCGCAAGCTGTTGATAAAATTCAGCAAATGTTCTCTAAAAACGGAGACAGCCAGTCAGGTTCCGGACAGCAGCAGCAATCTTCCAGCCAAACTGCCAGCAAGAAGGAAGATATTGAATTTTAA
- a CDS encoding DUF2953 domain-containing protein, giving the protein MRVIFIIGIIILCLLLLFLLLLLMKITVRIRYYHAKDNDDLSIEIRVFFGLIRIKKKFPLIKVDDNSPSLVVKEETKVKVGEDGPEQKGDKKTNQFTGDDLLNTFSNTKELLQHVVGFHRIFRYLLSKVRIKDIEWSSIIGLGDAAHTGAIAGAVWAVKGAIIGIISNYMKMQNMPHIHIYPQFQRNASETLFKCMIRFRLGHAMIAGIKLVKYWKGGMPHLKANNEAPAIQK; this is encoded by the coding sequence GTGAGAGTTATATTCATCATCGGCATCATTATTCTATGCCTTCTTCTTTTGTTTTTACTGCTTTTATTGATGAAAATTACTGTAAGGATACGATATTACCATGCAAAAGACAATGATGATCTCTCTATTGAAATTAGAGTGTTTTTTGGTCTGATAAGAATCAAGAAGAAATTCCCGCTGATTAAAGTAGATGATAACTCTCCTTCTCTTGTTGTTAAAGAAGAAACAAAAGTGAAGGTTGGAGAGGATGGACCTGAACAGAAAGGTGATAAGAAGACAAACCAATTTACAGGCGACGATTTACTTAATACCTTTTCCAACACAAAGGAACTGCTTCAGCATGTTGTAGGCTTTCACCGCATTTTCCGCTATTTACTGTCAAAAGTCCGCATAAAGGATATCGAATGGAGCTCCATTATCGGACTGGGAGATGCTGCCCATACAGGGGCGATAGCAGGAGCTGTTTGGGCGGTTAAAGGTGCGATTATTGGTATCATCAGCAATTATATGAAAATGCAAAATATGCCTCATATACATATATATCCGCAATTCCAGCGCAATGCTTCAGAAACTTTATTTAAGTGTATGATTCGATTTCGCTTAGGGCATGCTATGATTGCAGGAATTAAACTAGTGAAATATTGGAAGGGCGGTATGCCTCATTTAAAAGCAAATAATGAAGCGCCGGCCATCCAAAAATAA
- a CDS encoding RDD family protein has product MDITNTGTDQLTGHAEEQASTKNDLHHYAGFWMRFWAYIADIIIITSIHRIIIYPIFRLMDLSTENTGLFSAVNILTAFVFYLYFVLMTKYFKQTLGKMIFGLKVIPLKKDQLTWDTVIFREWIGRFISASIFILYLLVAFLPKKQGLHDLFADTAVVHERR; this is encoded by the coding sequence ATGGATATAACAAACACAGGAACCGATCAACTCACTGGACATGCTGAAGAACAGGCAAGTACGAAAAATGATTTACATCATTATGCTGGTTTTTGGATGCGGTTTTGGGCGTATATTGCTGATATCATTATCATTACTAGCATACACCGGATTATAATTTATCCTATATTTCGCTTAATGGACTTGTCTACGGAAAACACGGGCCTGTTTTCTGCCGTAAATATTCTGACAGCATTCGTTTTCTACCTGTATTTTGTATTGATGACAAAGTATTTTAAGCAGACGTTAGGAAAAATGATTTTCGGTTTGAAGGTAATTCCCTTGAAGAAAGATCAATTAACGTGGGACACCGTTATTTTCCGGGAGTGGATAGGCAGATTTATATCTGCAAGTATTTTTATTCTCTATCTTCTAGTCGCATTTCTGCCAAAGAAACAAGGCTTGCATGATTTATTTGCAGATACTGCTGTTGTACACGAAAGACGTTAG
- the sppA gene encoding signal peptide peptidase SppA, with protein sequence MNKKRWAALGIAGFIFVFSIITSFVSTALTTDFSSVFSDLMASSEEEFAETTLESGDEFNKIAVLEVDGTIQDTGDTQSILSSAGYNHKAFMKKLDKVKDDSDVKGIILRVNSPGGGVVESAEIHDKIVEIQEETKKPVYVSMGSMAASGGYYISAPADKIYASQETMTGSLGVIMSGYNFEGLAEKYGVEFVTIKSGPYKDIMSSTREMTDEERDILQTMINNSYDGFVKVISEGRGIKEDKVREIADGRIYDGRQAKDLNLIDDFGYLDDVIAAMKADYKWNDAMVVSYSDSGSLASMFGMSAKSLLSGEERELANILTIATNANSPRLMYLYAE encoded by the coding sequence ATGAATAAAAAAAGATGGGCGGCACTTGGAATCGCTGGATTCATTTTTGTGTTTTCAATAATCACAAGCTTTGTGTCGACAGCGTTAACTACTGATTTCAGCAGTGTTTTTTCCGATTTGATGGCAAGCAGTGAAGAGGAATTTGCAGAAACTACGTTGGAGAGTGGAGATGAGTTTAATAAAATAGCTGTGCTTGAAGTGGATGGGACGATTCAGGATACTGGAGATACTCAATCAATCCTTTCATCTGCGGGATACAATCACAAAGCCTTTATGAAAAAGCTTGATAAAGTGAAGGATGATTCCGATGTTAAAGGGATAATTCTTAGGGTGAACTCCCCAGGCGGAGGAGTTGTCGAAAGTGCAGAAATCCATGACAAAATCGTCGAAATACAAGAAGAAACTAAAAAGCCTGTATATGTTTCAATGGGATCAATGGCGGCTTCGGGAGGGTATTATATCTCGGCACCTGCTGACAAAATCTACGCCAGCCAGGAAACGATGACAGGATCATTAGGTGTTATTATGTCAGGTTATAATTTCGAAGGACTTGCTGAGAAGTACGGGGTTGAATTTGTGACAATCAAAAGCGGTCCATATAAAGATATCATGAGTTCTACAAGAGAAATGACAGATGAAGAAAGAGATATTCTTCAGACGATGATTAACAATTCCTATGATGGATTTGTAAAGGTTATTTCAGAAGGCAGAGGCATAAAAGAGGATAAAGTCAGAGAGATTGCCGATGGCCGAATTTATGACGGCAGACAGGCGAAGGATTTGAATTTAATAGATGATTTTGGTTACTTGGATGATGTCATTGCTGCGATGAAAGCTGACTATAAGTGGAATGATGCAATGGTTGTGAGCTATAGCGATTCAGGAAGCTTGGCTTCCATGTTTGGCATGTCAGCAAAAAGTTTGCTTAGCGGAGAAGAGCGTGAGTTGGCCAATATTCTTACAATCGCAACTAATGCAAATTCACCGCGGCTTATGTACTTGTATGCAGAATAG
- the rarD gene encoding EamA family transporter RarD, protein MKDNQMKTGVLYAAIAYLIWGLFPIYWKNLQGVGADEILANRVLWSFVFMVLLITVTKKWKKLIGVLSSFKTNKKQGLMLFVASLLVSCNWFIYIWAVNADQIIETSLGYYINPLVSVLLGMIVLKEKLTKTQYVSVGLAAIGVIILTFSHGSFPWIALSLAFTFGLYGLAKKLISIDSSIGLTLETLFITPIALMYIAYLFVKGDHAFLAVSPQLDLLVILSGVLTAVPLLFFAKGAQRIPLSMLGFIQYMTPTLTLILGVFVYDEPFTTTHLLSFLFIWAALSIYSLSKTKLFSHASSAKGKKSAEI, encoded by the coding sequence ATGAAGGATAACCAAATGAAAACGGGAGTGCTGTATGCTGCCATCGCTTACTTAATCTGGGGGTTATTTCCGATTTATTGGAAGAATCTTCAAGGGGTAGGAGCAGACGAAATTCTCGCAAATCGAGTGTTATGGTCTTTTGTATTTATGGTATTGCTAATAACAGTAACAAAGAAATGGAAAAAACTGATTGGAGTGCTTTCCAGTTTCAAAACTAATAAAAAACAAGGCTTGATGCTATTTGTTGCTTCTTTGTTAGTTAGCTGCAATTGGTTTATCTATATTTGGGCAGTTAATGCAGACCAAATTATTGAAACTAGTCTTGGCTATTATATTAATCCTTTAGTCAGCGTATTGCTTGGCATGATTGTGCTGAAGGAAAAATTGACAAAAACTCAGTATGTTTCTGTCGGTTTAGCAGCCATTGGAGTAATAATTTTAACCTTTTCCCATGGAAGCTTTCCATGGATAGCTTTGTCCCTTGCATTCACGTTTGGATTATATGGTTTGGCCAAGAAGCTTATTTCAATTGATTCAAGTATAGGGCTCACATTAGAAACATTGTTTATAACACCAATTGCATTAATGTATATTGCTTATTTATTTGTTAAGGGAGACCATGCTTTTCTGGCAGTTTCACCACAATTGGATTTGTTAGTCATTCTTTCTGGTGTGTTAACAGCAGTTCCGCTCCTATTTTTTGCTAAAGGTGCTCAACGAATACCACTATCCATGCTGGGATTCATCCAATATATGACACCAACTTTGACTCTTATTTTAGGTGTATTTGTTTATGATGAACCATTTACAACAACCCATTTATTATCCTTCCTGTTTATTTGGGCTGCATTATCGATTTATTCTTTATCAAAGACAAAGCTGTTTTCTCATGCAAGCAGTGCAAAAGGCAAAAAAAGCGCAGAAATTTAA